A stretch of Aristophania vespae DNA encodes these proteins:
- a CDS encoding DUF934 domain-containing protein, which translates to MQLFNLGSRKAHIYDKVVSVAELAENHGAEAVLLKPEESAEIIRPFIGQLKLILLQFRSFKDGRAFTQARTLREYLGYKEEIRVEGHILPDQAEFLKRCGVDNVVLSSDADPAIWQERLKRFSFSYQSLLKGH; encoded by the coding sequence ATGCAACTATTTAATCTTGGCTCTCGTAAAGCTCATATTTATGACAAGGTGGTCTCTGTTGCAGAGCTTGCCGAAAATCATGGCGCAGAGGCTGTACTTTTAAAGCCCGAAGAATCGGCAGAAATAATTAGGCCTTTCATAGGTCAGTTAAAGTTGATTTTGTTGCAGTTTCGGAGTTTTAAAGATGGAAGAGCTTTTACCCAGGCTCGAACTTTAAGGGAATATCTGGGCTATAAGGAAGAAATACGCGTAGAAGGTCACATTCTTCCTGATCAGGCAGAGTTTTTAAAACGCTGCGGGGTTGATAACGTTGTGCTTTCGTCTGATGCTGATCCTGCAATATGGCAAGAGCGTTTAAAGCGCTTTTCTTTTAGCTATCAATCTCTGTTAAAAGGCCACTAG
- the hslO gene encoding Hsp33 family molecular chaperone HslO — MVASIFLQSPKNKKAYSVNDTAPSLNTSRPAGVPDLAVPHAVLPFYLAHAPVRGRLIRFGPLAHTLLSRHDFPPEVLKLGGKALALVASMATALKFTGSFSLQIKGDGPVSLLLADCTESGALRFTARLDESATSSLPQDDSALLGKGFLAFTVDQGPDMERHQGIVAIEGTNLAEMAEHYFSTSEQHACSIHLFATQENDEWHAGALVLERIAGEGGYAQNDDFSVSDTELDPDDAWETSCTFAETLKNKEIFDQSLSGKDLVKRLFGTLDVVIGQPKTLSFGCRCHQQRLAALLERFSEDDLDHMTKDGVITMDCGFCNTNFTFPRDMIHSSNKSESP; from the coding sequence ATGGTTGCCTCTATATTTCTTCAGTCACCCAAAAACAAAAAGGCCTATAGTGTGAACGATACAGCTCCATCACTTAATACATCACGCCCAGCGGGAGTCCCTGACCTTGCTGTGCCACATGCTGTATTGCCTTTTTATCTAGCTCACGCCCCCGTCAGAGGACGCCTTATTCGCTTTGGCCCTTTGGCCCATACCCTTTTATCACGCCATGATTTTCCGCCAGAGGTTCTGAAGCTGGGAGGAAAAGCCCTTGCACTTGTTGCCTCCATGGCTACAGCACTCAAATTTACCGGCTCTTTTTCTCTCCAAATTAAAGGAGATGGGCCGGTTTCACTTCTTTTGGCAGATTGTACAGAGTCAGGCGCCCTGCGTTTTACAGCACGTCTTGATGAGAGCGCCACATCTTCTTTACCCCAAGATGACTCTGCTCTCTTAGGAAAAGGTTTTCTTGCTTTTACGGTCGATCAAGGCCCTGATATGGAAAGGCATCAAGGTATTGTTGCCATAGAGGGAACAAATCTGGCCGAAATGGCCGAACATTATTTCTCTACAAGCGAACAACATGCCTGCTCTATCCATCTCTTTGCCACACAGGAAAATGACGAGTGGCACGCCGGTGCACTTGTACTGGAACGTATTGCCGGTGAAGGTGGATATGCCCAAAATGACGATTTCTCTGTTTCTGACACTGAGTTAGATCCAGATGATGCATGGGAAACATCATGCACCTTTGCAGAAACTTTAAAAAATAAAGAAATTTTTGATCAGTCTTTATCGGGTAAAGACCTGGTTAAACGCCTTTTTGGGACTTTAGATGTCGTTATCGGGCAACCTAAAACCCTTAGTTTTGGCTGTCGCTGTCACCAACAACGCTTGGCAGCTCTTTTGGAACGTTTTAGTGAAGATGATCTTGACCATATGACCAAAGACGGCGTTATCACGATGGATTGTGGTTTTTGTAATACAAATTTTACTTTCCCGCGTGATATGATCCACTCATCTAATAAAAGCGAGTCTCCCTAG